The following are from one region of the Magallana gigas chromosome 6, xbMagGiga1.1, whole genome shotgun sequence genome:
- the LOC105330997 gene encoding conserved oligomeric Golgi complex subunit 2: protein MTGDPNKGLPLPSGPASLCFDKDVFMQENFDVDQFVMECRRRVPLENLRDDLNTYLKILRSAMIELINKDYADFVNLSTNLVGMDKAIGNLTTPLEHLKEEIMTVKTAMEDAILAVEEKLKKREQIRQKKASLQRLMNIIHSVEKIEKLLGIHSGDHSSSTGQLNGQLIERVANEFNKLQFYVTKSKGLPLVEEIKPRIANITTTLQYSLEGQLLEGLKKGNTQVLHQCLRTYALIDKIKDAENLFRQNVVRPYMEEVISEQCVKSKGLDGMYAKVLEFIPKHCHILKEVTLAGSPGSSEVVRGYDFLVHAIWPEIVTNIEARTHSIFAPGNPDVFHKRFKSSMQFLDDFEKQCGTQASVKRLRDHSSYHAFMTKWSLPVYYQIRFQDIAGDFETALDIPFNRASGSSEFRLHSTAVLWTSLLSCWSDDVYLDLLCNRFWKLNLQLLSRYTHWLDECYETEIEKRKTSEKDVAESSKPKSTLPTDKQNGSGDRAVTPSEGETSPQSPPATDGQLLSLMSDALKLASFIFQLFDSTIKPRLIAVGYTDLEDVRECLTACSEEIKSKLPRFQAHLVEEITTQCSVHLKQVNDIPRLYRRTNKEVPSKQSSYVINLLKPIKMFTEEHAEILDEKLKLQMFQRVFDNLTDSYYSATSDVLMSVKKVEDSLKRLKKNRGTDKNAGNQGMTDDDKIRQQFIVDIESFGAQLNNYGDFSNLESLKKLQSLAEEAKNSMTTAQ from the exons ATGACAGGTGACCCAAACAAAGGCCTGCCACTTCCCAGTGGTCCGGCCTCTCTCTGCTTTGATAAAGATGTTTTCATGCAG GAAAACTTTGATGTTGACCAGTTTGTGATGGAGTGTCGAAGAAGAGTCCCTCTAGAAAACCTTAGAGATGACTTGAACACTTATTTAAAGATTCTGAGAAGTGCGATGATAGAACTCATCAACAAGGACTATGCTGACTTTGTCAACCTGTCAACCAATCTT GTTGGAATGGACAAAGCCATTGGGAATTTAACAACACCACTAGAACATTTAAAAGAAGAGATCATG ACAGTGAAAACGGCCATGGAGGATGCGATACTAGCGGTGGAGGAGAAGTTGAAAAAGAGGGAACAGATTAGACAGAAAAAG GCTTCACTCCAGAGGTTAATGAACATCATCCATTCTGTCGAAAAGATCGAAAAATTGCTGGGGATTCATTCTGGGGACCATAGCTCATCGACAGG ACAGCTAAATGGGCAGCTGATTGAGAGGGTGGCAAATGAGTTCAACAAGCTTCAGTTTTATGTCACCAAAAGTAAAGGTCTGCCTCTAGTGGAGGAAATCAAACCG AGGATAGCTAACATCACAACAACGCTACAGTATAGTCTGGAGGGTCAGTTACTGGAGGGGCTCAAGAAGGGGAACACCCAGGTCCTTCACCAATGTCTGAGGACGTACGCACTCATAGACAAAATAAAGGACGCCGAGAATCTCTTCCGACAGAACGTGGTCAGACCATACATGGAagag GTCATCAGTGAGCAATGTGTTAAAAGTAAGGGCTTGGACGGGATGTACGCAAAAGTGTTGGAGTTTATTCCTAAGCATTGTCATATACTGAAGGAGGTCACGCTGGCCGGCAGTCCAGG aTCTTCAGAAGTTGTGCGAGGATATGATTTCCTTGTTCATGCCATCTGGCCAGAAATTGTCACTAACATTGAAGCCAGAACACATTCCATCTTTGCACCTGGAAATCCTGATGTTTTCCATAAA AGATTCAAATCAAGTATGCAGTTCTTGGATGATTTTGAGAAGCAATGTGGGACACAGGCAAGTGTCAAACGTTTGAGAGACCATAGCAGTTACCATGCCTTCATGACGAAATGGAGCCTCCCGGTTTATTACCAAATTAG GTTTCAAGATATTGCTGGTGATTTTGAGACAGCTCTAGACATTCCATTTAACAGAGCTtcag GTTCCTCCGAGTTCCGTCTCCATTCCACAGCTGTTCTGTGGACCTCCCTCCTCAGCTGCTGGTCCGATGATGTGTACCTCGATCTGTTATGCAATCGCTTCTGGAAGCTGAACCTTCAGCTCCTCAGTAGATACACCCATTGGCTGGATGAGTGCTACGAGACTGAG attgaaaaaagaaaaaccagTGAAAAAGATGTAGCTGAAAGCAGTAAACCAAAGTCAACATTACCTACAGACAAGCAAAATGGGAGTGGTGATAGGGCTGTTACCCCATCAGAAGGGGAAACATCTCCCCAAAGTCCCCCAGCTACTGACGGACAACTACTGAGCCTGATGTCTGATGCCCTCAAACTAGCATCTTTT ATATTCCAGTTATTTGATAGCACAATAAAACCAAGACTGATAGCAGTAGGATACACAGACTTGGAAGATGTCAGAG AATGTTTAACAGCGTGCAGTGAAGAGATAAAATCCAAACTTCCACGATTCCAAGCTCATCTGGTGGAGGAAATAACTACACAGTGTTCTGTACATCTCAAGCAAGTCAACGACATTCCACGGCTGTACAGGAGAACCAATAAAGAG GTACCCAGTAAACAGTCTAGCTATGTGATCAACCTACTCAAACCCATCAAGATGTTCACTGAAGAGCATGCAGAGATTTTGGATGAGAAGCTAAAACTTCAGATGTTTCAAAGAGTATTTGACAACCTGACTGATTC ATATTATTCTGCAACATCCGATGTACTAATGTCAGTTAAAAAGGTGGAAGATAGTCTAAAGAGACTGAAGAAAAACAGGGGGACGGATAAAAATGCTGGCAACCAGGGCATGACAGATGACGATAAAATCCGACAGCAGTTCATAGTGGACATAGAATCGTTTGGAGCTCAG CTGAATAATTATGGAGATTTTAGTAACCTGGAGAGTTTGAAAAAACTGCAGTCCCTGGCAGAGGAGGCTAAGAATTCCATGACAACGGCCCAGTGA